In Chengkuizengella sediminis, a single window of DNA contains:
- a CDS encoding DUF4367 domain-containing protein, with amino-acid sequence MRMRKITWIFIVVICVSLILSACGSRDADDVVGDLEKKLKDLESYHGTGTMTLNTGNEAQEYQLEVSYKSPHYYRISITNSERDVTQIVLRNDEGVFVLTPHLQKSFRFQSDWPGQQGQVYLYETLVNSILTDDERQFTMDDEQKSFVFDVNANYQNRSLSRQKIWLSKDGYEPQQVEIADDSASVLVLVKFNEFEFGKQFEDDAFDMKRNLSMWQMKSLPTFLADQEAEDNEAESGPTNLSFGVYTPSYTPEGVEFSDLREVPRDDHLAILVRYAGVYNYTIIEEKPEAKDVSLTQGEIIDLGYTFAVLTGEIQKTLSWNYDGVEFKLTTDDLPKEEMVKVAQSLEGQIGK; translated from the coding sequence ATGCGTATGCGTAAAATCACATGGATATTTATCGTTGTGATATGCGTATCACTTATCTTGTCAGCCTGTGGTTCGAGAGATGCAGATGACGTAGTTGGTGATTTAGAAAAGAAGCTAAAAGACTTGGAGAGCTATCATGGAACGGGAACAATGACACTGAACACAGGAAATGAAGCACAGGAGTATCAATTAGAGGTAAGTTATAAGTCGCCTCATTATTATCGTATCTCCATTACGAATAGTGAAAGAGATGTCACTCAAATTGTTTTACGTAATGACGAGGGAGTTTTTGTACTCACCCCTCATTTACAGAAGAGCTTTCGATTCCAAAGTGATTGGCCAGGGCAGCAAGGGCAAGTATATTTATATGAAACTTTAGTAAATAGCATTTTAACGGATGATGAAAGACAATTTACAATGGATGATGAACAAAAATCTTTTGTATTTGATGTAAATGCCAATTATCAAAATCGTTCTTTAAGTCGTCAAAAGATTTGGTTAAGCAAAGATGGTTATGAACCACAACAAGTGGAGATTGCTGATGATAGTGCATCTGTGCTTGTATTAGTGAAGTTTAATGAATTTGAGTTTGGTAAACAATTTGAGGACGATGCCTTTGATATGAAGCGTAACTTATCCATGTGGCAAATGAAATCACTTCCTACTTTTTTAGCAGATCAAGAAGCGGAAGATAATGAAGCTGAGTCAGGTCCAACAAACCTATCGTTTGGAGTTTACACGCCAAGTTATACACCTGAAGGAGTGGAGTTTAGTGATTTAAGAGAAGTTCCGCGTGATGACCATTTAGCAATCTTAGTTCGTTATGCTGGAGTATATAATTACACGATTATTGAGGAAAAACCAGAAGCTAAAGATGTGAGCCTTACCCAAGGTGAAATTATTGATTTAGGTTATACTTTTGCAGTATTAACAGGTGAAATACAAAAGACATTGAGCTGGAATTATGATGGAGTGGAATTCAAATTAACGACAGATGATTTACCTAAGGAAGAAATGGTGAAGGTAGCACAATCTTTAGAAGGACAAATAGGAAAATAA
- a CDS encoding ribbon-helix-helix domain-containing protein → MTEQTKIELIKELLINDNENETELSLYKCMNCNWCLVGNCFQINGEEEIHSPNFCPKCGTKVNEVITKKKQTSIYLDVDVAEKFDEEAKKHGKGFKSELINALLRKELEKEV, encoded by the coding sequence ATGACAGAGCAAACTAAAATTGAACTGATTAAAGAACTACTCATTAATGATAATGAAAACGAAACCGAACTATCATTATATAAATGTATGAATTGTAACTGGTGCCTTGTTGGTAATTGTTTTCAAATTAATGGAGAAGAAGAGATTCATTCACCTAATTTTTGTCCTAAGTGTGGTACTAAAGTTAACGAGGTCATAACCAAGAAAAAGCAAACGTCCATCTATTTGGATGTAGATGTTGCGGAAAAATTTGATGAAGAAGCAAAAAAACATGGTAAAGGATTTAAGAGTGAATTAATCAATGCTTTATTGAGAAAAGAGTTAGAAAAGGAAGTGTAA
- a CDS encoding low temperature requirement protein A, with product MHEKKVTWLELFYDLVFVVAIATTTHVLLHVEEGVIHAEYILKFVLMIIPIWWAWVGQTLFINRFGEDLTHQRVFMIIQMFFTLIMISSLSVDFDKYYYSFLFGYLGLRVFTVSQHLVARRREEGDRQKVAQYLGTYFWIGIIISFLSIFFDSWIRYVVFYLGIVVEIIIPMFGRKYLIKYPTNIAHLLERFGLFTIILFGESIVSALSILDPKDGDWYSILFSAISFIVIISMWWQYFDNMEKKVDKNLKTAGHSIIYGHLLIFTSLSMIAVSLQLMYLYEVEYYFMVFFVFSSVILYFFATTLVFHQYRHVHHRLKVYHLGLFVGILALFILIDLLFVVPKIVIVIQLAIFFIVYAKITTR from the coding sequence GTGCACGAGAAAAAAGTAACTTGGTTAGAACTTTTTTATGATTTGGTATTTGTAGTGGCTATTGCAACTACGACGCACGTACTTTTGCACGTTGAAGAAGGGGTAATTCATGCAGAGTACATATTGAAGTTTGTATTAATGATTATTCCCATATGGTGGGCATGGGTAGGACAAACGCTGTTTATTAATCGATTCGGTGAAGATTTAACTCACCAGCGTGTCTTTATGATCATACAAATGTTTTTTACGCTCATTATGATTTCAAGTTTATCTGTTGACTTTGATAAGTATTATTATTCTTTTCTTTTTGGTTATTTAGGACTAAGGGTTTTTACAGTGAGTCAACACCTTGTTGCTAGAAGGCGTGAAGAAGGGGATCGACAAAAGGTTGCTCAATATTTGGGAACTTACTTCTGGATTGGAATTATAATCTCATTCTTATCTATCTTTTTCGATTCTTGGATTAGGTATGTTGTGTTTTATTTGGGGATTGTTGTAGAGATAATCATTCCTATGTTCGGAAGAAAATATCTAATTAAGTACCCGACAAATATCGCTCATTTATTAGAACGGTTTGGATTGTTTACCATCATTCTCTTTGGTGAATCTATAGTAAGTGCTCTTTCTATACTAGATCCTAAAGACGGTGACTGGTATTCCATTTTGTTTTCGGCCATATCATTTATAGTCATTATTTCAATGTGGTGGCAGTATTTTGATAACATGGAGAAAAAGGTTGATAAAAACTTGAAAACTGCAGGACATTCAATCATTTATGGTCATTTACTTATTTTTACTTCCCTAAGTATGATCGCCGTTTCGTTACAATTGATGTATTTATACGAGGTAGAGTACTACTTCATGGTATTTTTTGTATTTTCATCAGTTATATTATATTTCTTTGCAACAACTTTAGTTTTTCATCAATACAGACACGTACATCATCGATTAAAGGTTTACCATCTAGGATTATTTGTAGGTATATTGGCTTTATTTATACTCATTGATTTATTATTTGTTGTACCCAAGATTGTTATCGTGATACAACTAGCTATTTTCTTTATTGTTTATGCAAAAATTACAACTAGGTAA
- a CDS encoding (4Fe-4S)-binding protein — translation MTTNIKKYTGKHIDVSFNRKRCIHAAKCVRGLPKVFNLKNKPWIDTDGDIADKIAEVIEKCPSGALEYIRKDGGEQEIPSKKTTIEENANGTLFIRGDLSINQGEDNIKSNRASLCGCGLSKNKPFCDNSHQK, via the coding sequence TTGACTACAAATATAAAAAAATATACTGGTAAACATATTGATGTCTCTTTTAATCGCAAAAGATGTATTCATGCCGCAAAATGTGTAAGGGGATTACCAAAAGTATTTAATTTAAAAAATAAGCCATGGATTGATACTGACGGGGATATAGCAGATAAAATAGCTGAAGTGATAGAAAAATGCCCAAGTGGTGCATTGGAATATATCCGTAAAGATGGTGGTGAACAAGAAATCCCAAGCAAAAAAACTACGATTGAAGAAAATGCTAACGGTACTCTTTTTATTAGAGGAGACTTGTCCATTAATCAGGGTGAAGACAATATTAAAAGCAATCGTGCATCTCTTTGTGGTTGTGGTTTATCTAAAAACAAACCTTTTTGTGATAACAGCCATCAAAAGTAA
- a CDS encoding MarR family winged helix-turn-helix transcriptional regulator → MKQNTNKLLNDKEKRLGLILWIRFVRFVNKNSRQSNQFLNQWNLSTAQFDVLAQIGSYTHGRLTQQELAKRMLVTKGNVTLLLKKMEDVDLIIREQEWKNKYISLTKKGEQLYNEVVPQQEQLRANQFRGLNREEQKQLLYLLKKIQK, encoded by the coding sequence ATGAAACAAAATACTAATAAATTATTAAATGATAAAGAAAAGCGATTAGGTTTAATATTGTGGATTAGATTCGTGCGATTTGTTAATAAAAATTCCCGCCAATCCAATCAATTTCTAAACCAATGGAATTTATCCACTGCCCAATTTGATGTTTTAGCACAAATTGGCTCATATACTCATGGACGGTTAACACAACAGGAATTAGCGAAAAGGATGCTTGTCACGAAAGGAAATGTCACTCTATTATTAAAAAAAATGGAGGATGTTGATCTCATTATACGTGAGCAGGAATGGAAGAATAAATATATTTCTCTAACAAAAAAAGGAGAGCAACTTTACAATGAGGTCGTGCCCCAGCAAGAACAACTTCGTGCAAATCAATTTCGTGGATTGAACCGTGAAGAGCAAAAGCAGTTACTATACTTGTTAAAAAAAATTCAAAAATGA